One part of the Paramormyrops kingsleyae isolate MSU_618 chromosome 2, PKINGS_0.4, whole genome shotgun sequence genome encodes these proteins:
- the cdca2 gene encoding cell division cycle-associated protein 2 isoform X5 → MEDVDVLGQAMAGSPEKNPPLDFSRVTPSLFGISTESFIPSSRKKDKSRLSQLKARRRSTIGVRGSPETNSLIRYIAQQKCRTPPSLPPSPFIGHGFSSLRQKMASFQSLLEIDEVPKAELLPAVEWTEVSNESSAVTAKENMDPHGCLVLATPPSYKKPRMECVQVSPHFPMFSSLPVPGAPVQHPGPPLDAVVPDCPELEYAICESPLSCSAADPGGFDPKRLPPAEAQQARSAGPTWPDSNGLHKPDEPSAPRNGSLMFLSPPADHSTSAGEVTAAADVPLSTKKRVRFGVPLTPELFDMMLPPSTPLQRGGTPARLIASAGPQLRSLLKTPHRSPQHFPQPDFGSPSETREAPAEMQFDQAEHNRQDDECPQVSLLDVTEDSESTLSSAESEPPSALEEPPIDTAPACSRGRKRKTSKSLTTRERASRTAAVCASQKIKGSSRKKHWGSKEVDRSLYGKRDYASKNPTLSPISEAVLSASSSPAPQPDHSREQPSGEMERPALEVPDATPGPRGSDLTASAITAAAMWRKRFCPRTEGPSKVHSDDMAGGTLEEEGPSSGLDQQGSRGCRRRPGVGCMVAIEMEPADGTDEALSISPTHSSGPGNPLEESTQVNSNPHKEGGDADWHMLQECSEPGTDSDTVAPPQVGGSLSEISVNKMIKRSRKRKGWGGNSHRRSGRLQDSQVHMLAEEQMPAQQVPDPSLSGAREEARWEGGAVMGVPSADSSEVSQDAGRTDQGLPWQLPDFSIDDVLQHPSRGRRSVRRSLRNHANTDPSEGGLAWVLETSPDLSVNRSLRRGSKRWTRPTLPEEAGL, encoded by the exons ATGGAGGACGTCGACGTGCTAGGGCAGGCGATGGCTGGGTCACCCGAGAAGAACCCACCGCTGGATTTTTCACGGGTCACCCCCTCCCTGTTTGGCATTTCCACAGAAAGCTTCATCCCTTCTAGTCGAAAGAAAG ATAAGTCCCGATTATCACAGCTGAAAGCACGACGCAGATCCACCATCGGTGTGCGAGGGTCTCCCGAAACCAACTCGCTGATCCGCTACATAGCCCAGCAGAAATGCCGGACGCCCCCA AGTCTCCCACCCAGCCCCTTCATTGGCCATGGCTTCTCCTCTCTGAGGCAGAAAATGGCATCCTTCCAGAGCCTGCTGGAAATAGATGAGGTTCCGAAAGCAGAGTTGCTGCCAGCAGTGGAGTGGACAGAGGTCTCCA ATGAGAGCAGTGCTGTGACTGCAAAGGAGAACATGGACCCCCATGGCTGCCTGGTTTTGGCTACGCCTCCCTCATATAAGAAGCCCCGCATGGAGTGTGTGCAAGTCAGCCCCCACTTCCCAATGTTCAGCTCGCTGCCTGTGCCCGGCGCCCCAGTGCAGCATCCGGGG CCCCCGCTGGACGCTGTGGTGCCGGATTGCCCTGAGCTGGAGTACGCCATATGTGAGTCTCCACTGTCTTGCAGTGCTGCCGATCCTGGAGGCTTCGACCCGAAGCGGCTCCCTCCTGCAGAGGCTCAGCAG GCTCGCTCTGCTGGACCCACATGGCCAGATTCTAATGGTCTTCATAAGCCTGATGAGCCAAGTGCTCCCCGCAATGGCTCCCTGATGTTCCTGTCACCTCCCGCTGATCACTCCACAT CTGCAGGTGAGGTGACTGCCGCAGCAGATGTTCCGCTGAGCACCAAGAAGCGTGTGCGATTTGGGGTGCCGCTGACCCCGGAGTTATTCGACATGATGTTGCCCCCCAGCACCCCGCTGCAGAGGGGGGGCACGCCCGCTCGCCTGATAGCCTCGGCGGGGCCTCAGCTCCGTTCGCTACTGAAGACGCCGCACAGGTCACCCCAGCATTTCCCTCAGCCGGACTTCGGCAGTCCCTCTGAGACCCGAGAGGCACCAGCTGAGATGCAGTTTGACCAGGCGGAACACAACAGACAGGATGATGAG TGTCCACAGGTGTCCCTGCTGGATGTGACTGAAGACAGCGAATCCACCCTGAGCTCTGCTG AGTCGGAACCCCCCAGCGCCTTGGAGGAGCCCCCCATTGACACCGCCCCAGCTTGCTCTCGAGGCAGGAAGCGGAAG ACAAGCAAGAGCCTCACGACCAGGGAAAGGGCGAGTCGTACAGCTGCGGTTTGCGCATCACAGAAGATTAAG GGCTCCTCGCGTAAGAAGCACTGGGGCAGCAAAGAGGTGGACCGCTCGCTCTATGGGAAGAGGGACTATGCATCGAAGAACCCCACGTTGAGCCCCATCAGCGAGGCTGTGCTGTCTGCCAGCAGCTCGCCTGCCCCGCAGCCTGACCACTCcagagagcagccctcag GAGAGATGGAGAGGCCTGCCTTGGAGGTGCCTGATGCCACCCCCGGCCCCAGGGGTTCAGACCTCACTGCCAGTGCCATCACTGCAGCTGCTATGTGGCGAAAGCGGTTTTGCCCACGTACCGAGGGTCCCTCAAAGGTACACTCAGATGACATGGCAGGGGGCACGTTGGAAGAGGAGGGTCCCTCATCTGGCCTGGACCAGCAGGGCAGCAGGGGGTGTAGGAGGCGGCCAGGTGTTGGCTGCATGGTCGCCATTGAGATGGAGCCAGCTGATGGGACCGACGAGGCCCTTTCCATCTCCCCCACTCACTCCAGTGGCCCTGGCAATCCTCTGGAGGAATCCACACAGGTGAACTCTAATCCACATAAAGAGGGAGGTGATGCTGATTGGCACATGCTGCAGGAATGTAGTGAACCGGGAACTGATTCAGATACAGTAGCTCCTCCACAAGTGGGTGGAAGCCTGAGTGAGATTAGTGTGAATAAGATGATAAAGAGAAGTAGAAAGaggaaggggtggggtgggaacAGTCATCGGAGGAGCGGCCGGTTGCAGGACAGCCAGGTTCACATGCTTGCTGAGGAGCAGATGCCAGCCCAGCAGGTGCCTGATCCCTCACTATCAGGAGCACGTGAGGAGGCGAGATGGGAGGGTGGGGCCGTGATGGGGGTTCCGTCAGCTGATTCATCCGAGGTCAGCCAGGATGCTGGCAGGACTGATCAGGGGCTGCCCTGGCAGCTGCCGGACTTCAGCATTGATGACGTCCTGCAGCATCCCTCGAGGGGCCGTCGCTCTGTCCGTAGGAGCCTGCGGAACCATGCCAATACGGACCCTTCTGAGGGTGGGCTGGCTTGGGTTCTCGAAACCTCTCCAGACCTCTCTGTGAACAGGTCACTGCGAAGGGGAAGCAAACGCTGGACCAGACCTACACTGCCAGAAGAAGCAGGCCTCTGA
- the cdca2 gene encoding cell division cycle-associated protein 2 isoform X1: MEDVDVLGQAMAGSPEKNPPLDFSRVTPSLFGISTESFIPSSRKKDKSRLSQLKARRRSTIGVRGSPETNSLIRYIAQQKCRTPPSLPPSPFIGHGFSSLRQKMASFQSLLEIDEVPKAELLPAVEWTEVSNESSAVTAKENMDPHGCLVLATPPSYKKPRMECVQVSPHFPMFSSLPVPGAPVQHPGPPLDAVVPDCPELEYAICESPLSCSAADPGGFDPKRLPPAEAQQARSAGPTWPDSNGLHKPDEPSAPRNGSLMFLSPPADHSTSAGEVTAAADVPLSTKKRVRFGVPLTPELFDMMLPPSTPLQRGGTPARLIASAGPQLRSLLKTPHRSPQHFPQPDFGSPSETREAPAEMQFDQAEHNRQDDECPQVSLLDVTEDSESTLSSADVAPSQIASCQPQSEMIPPVMLRDSLAGTHPESEPPSALEEPPIDTAPACSRGRKRKQTSKSLTTRERASRTAAVCASQKIKGSSRKKHWGSKEVDRSLYGKRDYASKNPTLSPISEAVLSASSSPAPQPDHSREQPSGEMERPALEVPDATPGPRGSDLTASAITAAAMWRKRFCPRTEGPSKVHSDDMAGGTLEEEGPSSGLDQQGSRGCRRRPGVGCMVAIEMEPADGTDEALSISPTHSSGPGNPLEESTQVNSNPHKEGGDADWHMLQECSEPGTDSDTVAPPQVGGSLSEISVNKMIKRSRKRKGWGGNSHRRSGRLQDSQVHMLAEEQMPAQQVPDPSLSGAREEARWEGGAVMGVPSADSSEVSQDAGRTDQGLPWQLPDFSIDDVLQHPSRGRRSVRRSLRNHANTDPSEGGLAWVLETSPDLSVNRSLRRGSKRWTRPTLPEEAGL, encoded by the exons ATGGAGGACGTCGACGTGCTAGGGCAGGCGATGGCTGGGTCACCCGAGAAGAACCCACCGCTGGATTTTTCACGGGTCACCCCCTCCCTGTTTGGCATTTCCACAGAAAGCTTCATCCCTTCTAGTCGAAAGAAAG ATAAGTCCCGATTATCACAGCTGAAAGCACGACGCAGATCCACCATCGGTGTGCGAGGGTCTCCCGAAACCAACTCGCTGATCCGCTACATAGCCCAGCAGAAATGCCGGACGCCCCCA AGTCTCCCACCCAGCCCCTTCATTGGCCATGGCTTCTCCTCTCTGAGGCAGAAAATGGCATCCTTCCAGAGCCTGCTGGAAATAGATGAGGTTCCGAAAGCAGAGTTGCTGCCAGCAGTGGAGTGGACAGAGGTCTCCA ATGAGAGCAGTGCTGTGACTGCAAAGGAGAACATGGACCCCCATGGCTGCCTGGTTTTGGCTACGCCTCCCTCATATAAGAAGCCCCGCATGGAGTGTGTGCAAGTCAGCCCCCACTTCCCAATGTTCAGCTCGCTGCCTGTGCCCGGCGCCCCAGTGCAGCATCCGGGG CCCCCGCTGGACGCTGTGGTGCCGGATTGCCCTGAGCTGGAGTACGCCATATGTGAGTCTCCACTGTCTTGCAGTGCTGCCGATCCTGGAGGCTTCGACCCGAAGCGGCTCCCTCCTGCAGAGGCTCAGCAG GCTCGCTCTGCTGGACCCACATGGCCAGATTCTAATGGTCTTCATAAGCCTGATGAGCCAAGTGCTCCCCGCAATGGCTCCCTGATGTTCCTGTCACCTCCCGCTGATCACTCCACAT CTGCAGGTGAGGTGACTGCCGCAGCAGATGTTCCGCTGAGCACCAAGAAGCGTGTGCGATTTGGGGTGCCGCTGACCCCGGAGTTATTCGACATGATGTTGCCCCCCAGCACCCCGCTGCAGAGGGGGGGCACGCCCGCTCGCCTGATAGCCTCGGCGGGGCCTCAGCTCCGTTCGCTACTGAAGACGCCGCACAGGTCACCCCAGCATTTCCCTCAGCCGGACTTCGGCAGTCCCTCTGAGACCCGAGAGGCACCAGCTGAGATGCAGTTTGACCAGGCGGAACACAACAGACAGGATGATGAG TGTCCACAGGTGTCCCTGCTGGATGTGACTGAAGACAGCGAATCCACCCTGAGCTCTGCTG ATGTGGCCCCATCACAGATTGCCTCGTGTCAGCCTCAGTCTGAGATGATCCCCCCTGTGATGCTGCGGGATTCCCTCGCTGGGACTCACCCTG AGTCGGAACCCCCCAGCGCCTTGGAGGAGCCCCCCATTGACACCGCCCCAGCTTGCTCTCGAGGCAGGAAGCGGAAG CAGACAAGCAAGAGCCTCACGACCAGGGAAAGGGCGAGTCGTACAGCTGCGGTTTGCGCATCACAGAAGATTAAG GGCTCCTCGCGTAAGAAGCACTGGGGCAGCAAAGAGGTGGACCGCTCGCTCTATGGGAAGAGGGACTATGCATCGAAGAACCCCACGTTGAGCCCCATCAGCGAGGCTGTGCTGTCTGCCAGCAGCTCGCCTGCCCCGCAGCCTGACCACTCcagagagcagccctcag GAGAGATGGAGAGGCCTGCCTTGGAGGTGCCTGATGCCACCCCCGGCCCCAGGGGTTCAGACCTCACTGCCAGTGCCATCACTGCAGCTGCTATGTGGCGAAAGCGGTTTTGCCCACGTACCGAGGGTCCCTCAAAGGTACACTCAGATGACATGGCAGGGGGCACGTTGGAAGAGGAGGGTCCCTCATCTGGCCTGGACCAGCAGGGCAGCAGGGGGTGTAGGAGGCGGCCAGGTGTTGGCTGCATGGTCGCCATTGAGATGGAGCCAGCTGATGGGACCGACGAGGCCCTTTCCATCTCCCCCACTCACTCCAGTGGCCCTGGCAATCCTCTGGAGGAATCCACACAGGTGAACTCTAATCCACATAAAGAGGGAGGTGATGCTGATTGGCACATGCTGCAGGAATGTAGTGAACCGGGAACTGATTCAGATACAGTAGCTCCTCCACAAGTGGGTGGAAGCCTGAGTGAGATTAGTGTGAATAAGATGATAAAGAGAAGTAGAAAGaggaaggggtggggtgggaacAGTCATCGGAGGAGCGGCCGGTTGCAGGACAGCCAGGTTCACATGCTTGCTGAGGAGCAGATGCCAGCCCAGCAGGTGCCTGATCCCTCACTATCAGGAGCACGTGAGGAGGCGAGATGGGAGGGTGGGGCCGTGATGGGGGTTCCGTCAGCTGATTCATCCGAGGTCAGCCAGGATGCTGGCAGGACTGATCAGGGGCTGCCCTGGCAGCTGCCGGACTTCAGCATTGATGACGTCCTGCAGCATCCCTCGAGGGGCCGTCGCTCTGTCCGTAGGAGCCTGCGGAACCATGCCAATACGGACCCTTCTGAGGGTGGGCTGGCTTGGGTTCTCGAAACCTCTCCAGACCTCTCTGTGAACAGGTCACTGCGAAGGGGAAGCAAACGCTGGACCAGACCTACACTGCCAGAAGAAGCAGGCCTCTGA
- the cdca2 gene encoding cell division cycle-associated protein 2 isoform X3 — protein sequence MEDVDVLGQAMAGSPEKNPPLDFSRVTPSLFGISTESFIPSSRKKDKSRLSQLKARRRSTIGVRGSPETNSLIRYIAQQKCRTPPSLPPSPFIGHGFSSLRQKMASFQSLLEIDEVPKAELLPAVEWTEVSNESSAVTAKENMDPHGCLVLATPPSYKKPRMECVQVSPHFPMFSSLPVPGAPVQHPGPPLDAVVPDCPELEYAICESPLSCSAADPGGFDPKRLPPAEAQQARSAGPTWPDSNGLHKPDEPSAPRNGSLMFLSPPADHSTCEVTAAADVPLSTKKRVRFGVPLTPELFDMMLPPSTPLQRGGTPARLIASAGPQLRSLLKTPHRSPQHFPQPDFGSPSETREAPAEMQFDQAEHNRQDDECPQVSLLDVTEDSESTLSSADVAPSQIASCQPQSEMIPPVMLRDSLAGTHPESEPPSALEEPPIDTAPACSRGRKRKQTSKSLTTRERASRTAAVCASQKIKGSSRKKHWGSKEVDRSLYGKRDYASKNPTLSPISEAVLSASSSPAPQPDHSREQPSGEMERPALEVPDATPGPRGSDLTASAITAAAMWRKRFCPRTEGPSKVHSDDMAGGTLEEEGPSSGLDQQGSRGCRRRPGVGCMVAIEMEPADGTDEALSISPTHSSGPGNPLEESTQVNSNPHKEGGDADWHMLQECSEPGTDSDTVAPPQVGGSLSEISVNKMIKRSRKRKGWGGNSHRRSGRLQDSQVHMLAEEQMPAQQVPDPSLSGAREEARWEGGAVMGVPSADSSEVSQDAGRTDQGLPWQLPDFSIDDVLQHPSRGRRSVRRSLRNHANTDPSEGGLAWVLETSPDLSVNRSLRRGSKRWTRPTLPEEAGL from the exons ATGGAGGACGTCGACGTGCTAGGGCAGGCGATGGCTGGGTCACCCGAGAAGAACCCACCGCTGGATTTTTCACGGGTCACCCCCTCCCTGTTTGGCATTTCCACAGAAAGCTTCATCCCTTCTAGTCGAAAGAAAG ATAAGTCCCGATTATCACAGCTGAAAGCACGACGCAGATCCACCATCGGTGTGCGAGGGTCTCCCGAAACCAACTCGCTGATCCGCTACATAGCCCAGCAGAAATGCCGGACGCCCCCA AGTCTCCCACCCAGCCCCTTCATTGGCCATGGCTTCTCCTCTCTGAGGCAGAAAATGGCATCCTTCCAGAGCCTGCTGGAAATAGATGAGGTTCCGAAAGCAGAGTTGCTGCCAGCAGTGGAGTGGACAGAGGTCTCCA ATGAGAGCAGTGCTGTGACTGCAAAGGAGAACATGGACCCCCATGGCTGCCTGGTTTTGGCTACGCCTCCCTCATATAAGAAGCCCCGCATGGAGTGTGTGCAAGTCAGCCCCCACTTCCCAATGTTCAGCTCGCTGCCTGTGCCCGGCGCCCCAGTGCAGCATCCGGGG CCCCCGCTGGACGCTGTGGTGCCGGATTGCCCTGAGCTGGAGTACGCCATATGTGAGTCTCCACTGTCTTGCAGTGCTGCCGATCCTGGAGGCTTCGACCCGAAGCGGCTCCCTCCTGCAGAGGCTCAGCAG GCTCGCTCTGCTGGACCCACATGGCCAGATTCTAATGGTCTTCATAAGCCTGATGAGCCAAGTGCTCCCCGCAATGGCTCCCTGATGTTCCTGTCACCTCCCGCTGATCACTCCACAT GTGAGGTGACTGCCGCAGCAGATGTTCCGCTGAGCACCAAGAAGCGTGTGCGATTTGGGGTGCCGCTGACCCCGGAGTTATTCGACATGATGTTGCCCCCCAGCACCCCGCTGCAGAGGGGGGGCACGCCCGCTCGCCTGATAGCCTCGGCGGGGCCTCAGCTCCGTTCGCTACTGAAGACGCCGCACAGGTCACCCCAGCATTTCCCTCAGCCGGACTTCGGCAGTCCCTCTGAGACCCGAGAGGCACCAGCTGAGATGCAGTTTGACCAGGCGGAACACAACAGACAGGATGATGAG TGTCCACAGGTGTCCCTGCTGGATGTGACTGAAGACAGCGAATCCACCCTGAGCTCTGCTG ATGTGGCCCCATCACAGATTGCCTCGTGTCAGCCTCAGTCTGAGATGATCCCCCCTGTGATGCTGCGGGATTCCCTCGCTGGGACTCACCCTG AGTCGGAACCCCCCAGCGCCTTGGAGGAGCCCCCCATTGACACCGCCCCAGCTTGCTCTCGAGGCAGGAAGCGGAAG CAGACAAGCAAGAGCCTCACGACCAGGGAAAGGGCGAGTCGTACAGCTGCGGTTTGCGCATCACAGAAGATTAAG GGCTCCTCGCGTAAGAAGCACTGGGGCAGCAAAGAGGTGGACCGCTCGCTCTATGGGAAGAGGGACTATGCATCGAAGAACCCCACGTTGAGCCCCATCAGCGAGGCTGTGCTGTCTGCCAGCAGCTCGCCTGCCCCGCAGCCTGACCACTCcagagagcagccctcag GAGAGATGGAGAGGCCTGCCTTGGAGGTGCCTGATGCCACCCCCGGCCCCAGGGGTTCAGACCTCACTGCCAGTGCCATCACTGCAGCTGCTATGTGGCGAAAGCGGTTTTGCCCACGTACCGAGGGTCCCTCAAAGGTACACTCAGATGACATGGCAGGGGGCACGTTGGAAGAGGAGGGTCCCTCATCTGGCCTGGACCAGCAGGGCAGCAGGGGGTGTAGGAGGCGGCCAGGTGTTGGCTGCATGGTCGCCATTGAGATGGAGCCAGCTGATGGGACCGACGAGGCCCTTTCCATCTCCCCCACTCACTCCAGTGGCCCTGGCAATCCTCTGGAGGAATCCACACAGGTGAACTCTAATCCACATAAAGAGGGAGGTGATGCTGATTGGCACATGCTGCAGGAATGTAGTGAACCGGGAACTGATTCAGATACAGTAGCTCCTCCACAAGTGGGTGGAAGCCTGAGTGAGATTAGTGTGAATAAGATGATAAAGAGAAGTAGAAAGaggaaggggtggggtgggaacAGTCATCGGAGGAGCGGCCGGTTGCAGGACAGCCAGGTTCACATGCTTGCTGAGGAGCAGATGCCAGCCCAGCAGGTGCCTGATCCCTCACTATCAGGAGCACGTGAGGAGGCGAGATGGGAGGGTGGGGCCGTGATGGGGGTTCCGTCAGCTGATTCATCCGAGGTCAGCCAGGATGCTGGCAGGACTGATCAGGGGCTGCCCTGGCAGCTGCCGGACTTCAGCATTGATGACGTCCTGCAGCATCCCTCGAGGGGCCGTCGCTCTGTCCGTAGGAGCCTGCGGAACCATGCCAATACGGACCCTTCTGAGGGTGGGCTGGCTTGGGTTCTCGAAACCTCTCCAGACCTCTCTGTGAACAGGTCACTGCGAAGGGGAAGCAAACGCTGGACCAGACCTACACTGCCAGAAGAAGCAGGCCTCTGA
- the cdca2 gene encoding cell division cycle-associated protein 2 isoform X4, protein MEDVDVLGQAMAGSPEKNPPLDFSRVTPSLFGISTESFIPSSRKKDKSRLSQLKARRRSTIGVRGSPETNSLIRYIAQQKCRTPPSLPPSPFIGHGFSSLRQKMASFQSLLEIDEVPKAELLPAVEWTEVSNESSAVTAKENMDPHGCLVLATPPSYKKPRMECVQVSPHFPMFSSLPVPGAPVQHPGPPLDAVVPDCPELEYAICESPLSCSAADPGGFDPKRLPPAEAQQARSAGPTWPDSNGLHKPDEPSAPRNGSLMFLSPPADHSTSAGEVTAAADVPLSTKKRVRFGVPLTPELFDMMLPPSTPLQRGGTPARLIASAGPQLRSLLKTPHRSPQHFPQPDFGSPSETREAPAEMQFDQAEHNRQDDECPQVSLLDVTEDSESTLSSAESEPPSALEEPPIDTAPACSRGRKRKQTSKSLTTRERASRTAAVCASQKIKGSSRKKHWGSKEVDRSLYGKRDYASKNPTLSPISEAVLSASSSPAPQPDHSREQPSGEMERPALEVPDATPGPRGSDLTASAITAAAMWRKRFCPRTEGPSKVHSDDMAGGTLEEEGPSSGLDQQGSRGCRRRPGVGCMVAIEMEPADGTDEALSISPTHSSGPGNPLEESTQVNSNPHKEGGDADWHMLQECSEPGTDSDTVAPPQVGGSLSEISVNKMIKRSRKRKGWGGNSHRRSGRLQDSQVHMLAEEQMPAQQVPDPSLSGAREEARWEGGAVMGVPSADSSEVSQDAGRTDQGLPWQLPDFSIDDVLQHPSRGRRSVRRSLRNHANTDPSEGGLAWVLETSPDLSVNRSLRRGSKRWTRPTLPEEAGL, encoded by the exons ATGGAGGACGTCGACGTGCTAGGGCAGGCGATGGCTGGGTCACCCGAGAAGAACCCACCGCTGGATTTTTCACGGGTCACCCCCTCCCTGTTTGGCATTTCCACAGAAAGCTTCATCCCTTCTAGTCGAAAGAAAG ATAAGTCCCGATTATCACAGCTGAAAGCACGACGCAGATCCACCATCGGTGTGCGAGGGTCTCCCGAAACCAACTCGCTGATCCGCTACATAGCCCAGCAGAAATGCCGGACGCCCCCA AGTCTCCCACCCAGCCCCTTCATTGGCCATGGCTTCTCCTCTCTGAGGCAGAAAATGGCATCCTTCCAGAGCCTGCTGGAAATAGATGAGGTTCCGAAAGCAGAGTTGCTGCCAGCAGTGGAGTGGACAGAGGTCTCCA ATGAGAGCAGTGCTGTGACTGCAAAGGAGAACATGGACCCCCATGGCTGCCTGGTTTTGGCTACGCCTCCCTCATATAAGAAGCCCCGCATGGAGTGTGTGCAAGTCAGCCCCCACTTCCCAATGTTCAGCTCGCTGCCTGTGCCCGGCGCCCCAGTGCAGCATCCGGGG CCCCCGCTGGACGCTGTGGTGCCGGATTGCCCTGAGCTGGAGTACGCCATATGTGAGTCTCCACTGTCTTGCAGTGCTGCCGATCCTGGAGGCTTCGACCCGAAGCGGCTCCCTCCTGCAGAGGCTCAGCAG GCTCGCTCTGCTGGACCCACATGGCCAGATTCTAATGGTCTTCATAAGCCTGATGAGCCAAGTGCTCCCCGCAATGGCTCCCTGATGTTCCTGTCACCTCCCGCTGATCACTCCACAT CTGCAGGTGAGGTGACTGCCGCAGCAGATGTTCCGCTGAGCACCAAGAAGCGTGTGCGATTTGGGGTGCCGCTGACCCCGGAGTTATTCGACATGATGTTGCCCCCCAGCACCCCGCTGCAGAGGGGGGGCACGCCCGCTCGCCTGATAGCCTCGGCGGGGCCTCAGCTCCGTTCGCTACTGAAGACGCCGCACAGGTCACCCCAGCATTTCCCTCAGCCGGACTTCGGCAGTCCCTCTGAGACCCGAGAGGCACCAGCTGAGATGCAGTTTGACCAGGCGGAACACAACAGACAGGATGATGAG TGTCCACAGGTGTCCCTGCTGGATGTGACTGAAGACAGCGAATCCACCCTGAGCTCTGCTG AGTCGGAACCCCCCAGCGCCTTGGAGGAGCCCCCCATTGACACCGCCCCAGCTTGCTCTCGAGGCAGGAAGCGGAAG CAGACAAGCAAGAGCCTCACGACCAGGGAAAGGGCGAGTCGTACAGCTGCGGTTTGCGCATCACAGAAGATTAAG GGCTCCTCGCGTAAGAAGCACTGGGGCAGCAAAGAGGTGGACCGCTCGCTCTATGGGAAGAGGGACTATGCATCGAAGAACCCCACGTTGAGCCCCATCAGCGAGGCTGTGCTGTCTGCCAGCAGCTCGCCTGCCCCGCAGCCTGACCACTCcagagagcagccctcag GAGAGATGGAGAGGCCTGCCTTGGAGGTGCCTGATGCCACCCCCGGCCCCAGGGGTTCAGACCTCACTGCCAGTGCCATCACTGCAGCTGCTATGTGGCGAAAGCGGTTTTGCCCACGTACCGAGGGTCCCTCAAAGGTACACTCAGATGACATGGCAGGGGGCACGTTGGAAGAGGAGGGTCCCTCATCTGGCCTGGACCAGCAGGGCAGCAGGGGGTGTAGGAGGCGGCCAGGTGTTGGCTGCATGGTCGCCATTGAGATGGAGCCAGCTGATGGGACCGACGAGGCCCTTTCCATCTCCCCCACTCACTCCAGTGGCCCTGGCAATCCTCTGGAGGAATCCACACAGGTGAACTCTAATCCACATAAAGAGGGAGGTGATGCTGATTGGCACATGCTGCAGGAATGTAGTGAACCGGGAACTGATTCAGATACAGTAGCTCCTCCACAAGTGGGTGGAAGCCTGAGTGAGATTAGTGTGAATAAGATGATAAAGAGAAGTAGAAAGaggaaggggtggggtgggaacAGTCATCGGAGGAGCGGCCGGTTGCAGGACAGCCAGGTTCACATGCTTGCTGAGGAGCAGATGCCAGCCCAGCAGGTGCCTGATCCCTCACTATCAGGAGCACGTGAGGAGGCGAGATGGGAGGGTGGGGCCGTGATGGGGGTTCCGTCAGCTGATTCATCCGAGGTCAGCCAGGATGCTGGCAGGACTGATCAGGGGCTGCCCTGGCAGCTGCCGGACTTCAGCATTGATGACGTCCTGCAGCATCCCTCGAGGGGCCGTCGCTCTGTCCGTAGGAGCCTGCGGAACCATGCCAATACGGACCCTTCTGAGGGTGGGCTGGCTTGGGTTCTCGAAACCTCTCCAGACCTCTCTGTGAACAGGTCACTGCGAAGGGGAAGCAAACGCTGGACCAGACCTACACTGCCAGAAGAAGCAGGCCTCTGA